A genomic stretch from Terriglobales bacterium includes:
- a CDS encoding CpsD/CapB family tyrosine-protein kinase codes for MSRVYEALKKAESQRARAEIRIADTASIAEAPAIPSANGTTVSHRNPLRADLLRTDDAQPRHEQFALLEPAVAPSRDQRGPMLVVGQPEYEATAEHFHVFGRRLQDWANKHDKRVFTITSALSNEGKSFVSLNLAASLARLGGRVILVDADLRASSLHHSFNLVAMKGLIDYLNGTADLSLCLHETPIPGLWLVPAGGAIKAPAEAVGSQRMRDFLSEVRAMVPAPYVIIDTPATAAVPEPQILARLSDALVIVVAANRTPREHVKQAIENAAGCTIFGIALNRFEPPHSTIAHYPDKYL; via the coding sequence ATGAGCCGAGTTTACGAGGCATTGAAAAAGGCCGAAAGCCAGCGGGCCCGTGCGGAGATCCGCATCGCGGACACTGCTTCGATTGCTGAAGCTCCTGCTATCCCTTCGGCTAATGGAACGACCGTATCTCACCGAAACCCTTTACGCGCCGATTTACTCAGAACTGATGACGCGCAACCGAGACACGAGCAGTTTGCGCTTCTGGAGCCAGCAGTGGCTCCGTCAAGAGATCAGCGTGGCCCGATGCTCGTCGTTGGCCAACCGGAATACGAGGCGACTGCTGAACACTTCCATGTGTTTGGCCGAAGGCTGCAAGACTGGGCCAATAAGCATGACAAAAGGGTCTTCACGATCACTAGCGCGCTGAGCAACGAAGGCAAAAGTTTCGTTTCCCTCAATCTTGCGGCAAGTCTTGCCAGACTCGGCGGCCGGGTTATTTTGGTCGATGCCGATCTACGCGCTTCTTCGCTCCACCACTCGTTCAATCTCGTGGCCATGAAGGGCCTTATCGACTATCTCAACGGCACCGCCGATTTGAGTCTCTGTCTCCACGAGACTCCGATTCCGGGACTGTGGCTGGTTCCCGCCGGTGGTGCGATCAAGGCCCCCGCCGAGGCGGTGGGCAGTCAACGCATGCGCGACTTTCTGAGCGAGGTTCGCGCGATGGTGCCGGCACCCTACGTGATTATCGACACGCCGGCGACCGCCGCGGTGCCGGAACCGCAGATCCTGGCACGACTATCAGATGCGTTGGTGATCGTGGTTGCCGCTAATAGGACGCCACGCGAGCATGTCAAGCAGGCCATCGAGAACGCCGCGGGTTGTACCATTTTTGGTATCGCACTCAATCGCTTCGAGCCTCCTCATTCGACCATTGCTCATTATCCCGACAAGTATCTGTAG
- a CDS encoding AAA family ATPase, with amino-acid sequence MAVYEAYYHCRREPFSLSPDPSFLYAAEPHREALAQLRYLVQERKGFAVVTGEVGTGKTMLLRSLIESVGPKVQTGYVFNPPRTIAALYDSIGYELGITLNGEANPAAILNRHLLSAYENGGTVVMIFDEAQSLSIQLLEEIRLLTNIETSSTKLAQVVLAGQPEFDAMVDSAELRALRQRLVFRYSLAALSTVDTERYIAARLGFAGAHRSPFTLKACNAIHRYSGGVPRLVNVICDNAMLAGYATDTLTIDEEQIAEVAADLRLISAPHGAYHADRAPYRASVSDIADPRAPRRLLIYAFVLACVTIALAIGAIAFGTRMIADASSSPTQIHDVSEHSAHSFGENANSVIQPESYSTSSR; translated from the coding sequence GTGGCGGTCTACGAAGCATACTATCACTGCCGGCGGGAACCCTTCAGCCTGAGCCCTGACCCGAGTTTTCTTTACGCGGCGGAGCCTCATCGCGAAGCGCTCGCTCAGCTTCGTTACCTGGTGCAGGAGCGCAAAGGATTTGCCGTTGTTACGGGCGAAGTCGGAACCGGCAAGACAATGCTGCTCAGGAGCCTGATCGAATCTGTCGGGCCCAAGGTCCAGACCGGCTATGTCTTCAATCCGCCACGCACGATTGCCGCGCTCTATGATTCAATCGGTTACGAGCTCGGAATCACGCTGAACGGCGAAGCGAATCCAGCGGCAATACTTAACCGTCATCTTCTATCTGCATACGAAAACGGCGGAACGGTCGTGATGATTTTTGACGAGGCCCAGTCTCTATCGATTCAATTGCTGGAAGAGATTCGGTTGCTCACTAATATCGAGACCTCCAGCACCAAACTTGCTCAGGTTGTTCTGGCGGGGCAGCCTGAATTCGATGCAATGGTCGATTCGGCGGAGCTACGTGCATTGCGTCAGCGGCTGGTCTTCCGCTACTCGCTGGCAGCGCTTAGTACCGTCGACACCGAGCGATACATCGCCGCGAGGCTCGGCTTCGCAGGTGCCCACCGCTCGCCGTTCACGCTCAAGGCTTGTAATGCAATTCATCGCTACTCCGGCGGGGTTCCGCGTCTTGTCAATGTTATCTGCGACAATGCAATGCTAGCTGGCTATGCTACTGATACCCTGACAATCGACGAAGAACAGATCGCCGAGGTGGCCGCCGATCTCAGGTTAATCAGCGCACCGCATGGAGCATACCACGCAGATCGAGCGCCATATCGAGCGAGCGTCAGTGACATCGCGGATCCACGCGCGCCGCGCCGTCTACTGATCTACGCGTTCGTCCTTGCCTGCGTAACCATAGCGCTGGCGATCGGCGCGATTGCTTTTGGGACCAGAATGATTGCTGACGCTTCGAGTTCCCCGACCCAGATACACGATGTGTCCGAACACAGCGCCCACTCGTTTGGGGAGAACGCCAATAGCGTGATTCAACCCGAGAGTTATTCTACTTCTTCAAGGTAG
- a CDS encoding polysaccharide biosynthesis/export family protein, whose translation MLQRRGGSFTPHNSLAIFVIMVLATSGCFGGTPVQTQVVTRQAESVDSGPYKIGRDDVLDVFVWKDKQLSGRITVDSDGTVTLPLIGQVKAAGLTTKELQTDLTARYARFVHDPKVTVQVFDPASRVFYVLGEVSKPGMYKLMSGETLSQALAAAGGPTEYANLRRIKIVRRKDDAQTEMTVNYSGVRSGDLRADVALERGDTITVP comes from the coding sequence ATGCTGCAACGTAGAGGGGGAAGCTTTACTCCACACAATTCTCTCGCGATTTTTGTGATCATGGTTCTGGCGACGTCGGGATGCTTCGGAGGAACGCCGGTTCAAACGCAGGTGGTTACCAGGCAAGCTGAGTCGGTAGATTCGGGACCATACAAGATCGGCCGCGACGATGTCCTCGATGTTTTCGTGTGGAAGGACAAACAACTCAGTGGCCGGATCACCGTGGACAGCGACGGCACTGTCACACTGCCGCTCATTGGCCAGGTGAAAGCGGCGGGCCTGACTACGAAGGAGTTGCAAACCGATTTGACCGCTCGCTATGCCCGTTTCGTCCATGACCCGAAGGTAACCGTCCAGGTATTCGATCCGGCGAGCCGGGTGTTCTACGTGCTGGGCGAAGTCTCCAAACCTGGGATGTACAAGCTCATGTCTGGCGAGACGCTCTCACAGGCGCTGGCTGCGGCCGGCGGTCCGACTGAGTACGCGAACCTGCGAAGGATCAAGATCGTCCGTCGCAAGGACGACGCGCAGACCGAAATGACAGTCAATTACAGTGGAGTTCGGAGTGGCGACCTGAGAGCCGATGTCGCACTAGAGCGCGGAGATACGATCACGGTGCCGTGA
- a CDS encoding O-antigen ligase family protein: MTLYYLLLVFTRFHSDPRVGMSLFHAGFVEVTPIKVLGLFTVLAALMAQRPADAAPRLKNSLGMVFSAFVIFQILELLVFRPPTPSNSISSLVSLSLLLLATRTLVNTEDRMRKAVRIMILAYAFGSLWLYKQHFVQHIARVEGLEQDANYEALMLVTAIPLAVWMALYETGSWWRRIGLVCAGLMAGGVLLTQSRAGLIAAVVTGVAAVAVSKRKMLTSALLVMTLALGLVVAPAGMTDRFQSIKFEGAASNGDEDSSRTHLELWEAGLAMIASNPLTGVGLEQFKEVAPYYNRELLQVAQRRYIAHNTYIQIAAETGLPVLVLFLALSLTAIMRCREVVVRGTNPSLARMASAIQLGLIGYSIAAASVTA, from the coding sequence ATGACCCTCTACTACTTGTTGCTCGTGTTCACTCGGTTCCATTCGGACCCGCGAGTCGGCATGTCGTTATTTCACGCGGGTTTTGTGGAAGTCACGCCCATCAAAGTTTTGGGGTTGTTCACGGTCCTTGCCGCATTGATGGCCCAACGGCCCGCGGATGCGGCGCCTCGTCTGAAGAACTCGCTGGGCATGGTCTTCTCTGCATTTGTGATCTTCCAGATTCTTGAACTGCTCGTCTTCAGGCCACCAACACCTTCGAATTCAATCTCGTCGCTCGTATCACTGAGTCTGCTCCTGCTTGCGACGCGCACTCTTGTAAACACCGAAGACCGAATGCGTAAAGCTGTGCGGATAATGATCCTGGCCTACGCGTTCGGCAGTCTATGGCTATATAAGCAACATTTTGTTCAACACATCGCGCGCGTTGAAGGACTGGAACAGGATGCGAATTACGAGGCGCTTATGCTGGTTACCGCCATTCCGTTGGCAGTCTGGATGGCGCTGTATGAAACCGGGTCCTGGTGGAGACGCATCGGGCTGGTCTGCGCGGGACTGATGGCTGGAGGAGTCCTGCTCACTCAATCACGGGCAGGCCTGATAGCGGCTGTAGTGACGGGTGTCGCAGCAGTCGCTGTCTCAAAGCGAAAGATGCTTACCTCTGCCCTGCTCGTCATGACGTTGGCGCTCGGACTTGTTGTTGCTCCCGCTGGAATGACTGATCGATTTCAGAGTATCAAGTTCGAAGGCGCCGCGAGCAATGGCGACGAAGACTCGAGTCGTACTCACTTGGAATTGTGGGAGGCGGGTCTTGCGATGATAGCGTCCAATCCCTTAACAGGGGTGGGACTGGAGCAATTCAAGGAGGTCGCGCCTTACTACAATCGCGAATTGCTTCAAGTCGCCCAACGCCGTTACATCGCTCATAACACCTATATTCAGATCGCTGCCGAAACTGGTCTTCCGGTACTTGTTTTGTTCCTGGCTCTTTCACTAACAGCCATCATGCGATGCCGAGAAGTGGTGGTGCGGGGCACGAATCCGTCGCTGGCGCGCATGGCCTCGGCGATACAGCTCGGGCTTATTGGATATAGCATTGCGGCCGCATCTGTCACAGCCGA
- a CDS encoding acyl carrier protein, which translates to MNDIEGRLLRCFAAAFPEVAENELTILAPESTEQWDSEAMAVLLALIQEEFGFEIDAPEELEHLQSFSGIYGYVCSRLACGEAQ; encoded by the coding sequence ATGAATGATATCGAGGGACGCTTGCTTCGATGTTTCGCGGCGGCTTTTCCAGAGGTGGCGGAAAATGAGCTAACCATTCTGGCGCCGGAGAGCACTGAACAATGGGATTCGGAGGCGATGGCGGTTCTTCTGGCACTGATCCAGGAAGAGTTCGGTTTTGAAATCGATGCGCCCGAAGAACTCGAACATTTGCAATCATTCTCCGGCATCTACGGTTACGTATGCAGCAGGTTAGCCTGCGGGGAGGCTCAATAA